The Bacillus sp. F19 DNA segment GATTCTCCAAAAGAACCGATTGTTGAGAGTGATGTGTCAAATGCAATGGACCTTATCTTAGCTTCAAATGCTTTTACATCTCCGGGCGGAGACATTATCAGCAAAAAAGGAGCACGTATTGTTGAAAGAAATTTAACAGATCTTACAATCGGATAAAGCTAATGAAGGTCAGATCTCCAATTGGGGGATCTGGCCTTTCATCTCTGTATGAAGAAGGAAAATGAACATAAAAACTGGAAAAGGAGGAAACCTATTATGGAACAGTGGATTCAATTAGTAAGCGAAGTCGGATTTCCAATCATGGTTACTCTCTACCTGCTGCACAGGATTGAAAGCAAACTGGACACTCTGAATGCGTCCATTCAAATGCTCCCGAAGCAGTGGAATAAGTAATCTGTCAAACTAAACTTCTCTGCTTATGTAATGGATCTTTAAAATGGGGAAGTGAAATTATTGGACGTTTATCAAGATTTAAAAAAAGGAGAACGCGGTGCCTGGCTGAGCATCGGTGCCTATATCCTTCTTGCAGCAGCCAAGCTTGGCATTGGCTATGTGTATACTTCACAGGCCCTCCTTGCGGATGGTCTGAATAACGGAACAGATGTCATTGCATCAGCAGCCGTTTTAATCGGGCTGAAAATTTCTCAAAAGCCGCCTGACCTTGATCATCCCTACGGGCATCTTAAAGCAGAGGCCATTGCTGCATTGGTTGCTTCATTTATAATCATGTCTGTCGGTATTCAGGTTTTGTTCGCAGGGTTTAAATCCATCATAGAGCCAAAGACAGAATCACCTAATTTGATCACTGCATGGGCAGCCATCATCAGTGCGATTATTATGTATGGGGTTTACCGATACAACAAATCATTGGCAACAAAGATCAATTCCAAAGCACTGATCGCAGCAGCCCATGATAACCGCTCCGATGCCCTTGTAAGTGTAGGCGCTTTTGCAGGAATTGTCGCGTCTCAATTCGGCATAGCCTGGTTTGACACCGTTACGGCGATTACAATCGGATTTATTATTTGCAAAACGGCATGGGATATTTTCAAAGAAACAGCTCATTCCTTAACAGACGGTTTTGATGATCAGATGCTGAGGAACTTTAAAGCAACTGTTGAGTCAACGCCAGGAGTCGACAGGATCAAGGATATAAAAGCGCGATACCTTGGAAGCAGTGTCCTTGTAGACGTAGTTATCGAGGTTCACGCAGGACTGAATGTAACCGAGAGCCACGAAATTACAGATGAAGTGGAAAAAAGAATGAAAATAGAACATCGTATCTCGCATGTACATGTCCATATCGAACCATCCTGATGAAACAGATCAAGCTAAATGGCTTCCTAAACCGGAAGCCATTTTTTTATGAAAAAGTTCCAATAACTCGACAGAATCATACAAAGGGGATCTGATTCAATTGGCGAAGTATTATATATGAGAAAAAAAAGGAGGGTATGAAAATGCCTGAAAAGGAAAAGGTCATGAAAATCAAAAAGTACAGTGATGATATTGTCCGTAAGGTTCTGCATGATGAATACGCCCCAGACGGTGATTCGTTAAAAAATGTGGTCGAGCTGCTTTCGCGATCTGTCTATGATTTATCTGAAATGTATCTAAATGATCAATGCAATCATGAAGAAACCCTCAAAGGCACATTGGCAAAAATGAAAATTGCATGTAATACTGTCGAACAAAACCGAGTTAAAACGACTTAATAAAGGACACCTTGAGTGTTCTTTTTTTATATATAGAGCTTTGGCGGTTAAAGGCAATAATTGTAGGAGAAATGGCTCAAAATACAAACGTATGTTCCTGTTTTGTTCGTTTAGTGATATAATGGACGTGCAGGTCAATCTTAAATGGATCAGTGTGAACCCCTAGGAAAGGGGGATGACATGTTGACAATCTTTGAAAGTTTAGTTGTAATGGTTTCTTTTGCTACGTTAATTGTGGCAGTGCTCGGTTTTGGGCAAAAAAAATAGACCTCGGCAAAACAGAGAGGTCACAGTAAACCGTTTGCGTATTAAGCTGATCCGTTCTAGTGCTGCTTGACTGCTTTGGCTGTAGATGTGGCATCATCTGCAGCTTTACGGAATTAGTATATCATAAAAAGGCAGGGAAATACTTGTCATAAAATCGATTTTATAAAAAACGTCTTGAAATGAAGCCCAAGCTAAAAGGAAAAAGACGGTCAAAAGAACCGTCTTTTACTAGCTTACAAGTATGTAAACCTTATTTTTGTTTTTTGTTCGCTTTTTGCTGATTCATTTCTTGAGAAAACTCAGTATCAGCTTGCTGGTTTTGCTGTTGTTGATTTTGCTGCT contains these protein-coding regions:
- a CDS encoding DUF2922 domain-containing protein, whose translation is MAKTLELQFLNEEGKQVKINIDSPKEPIVESDVSNAMDLILASNAFTSPGGDIISKKGARIVERNLTDLTIG
- a CDS encoding YvrJ family protein, with the protein product MEQWIQLVSEVGFPIMVTLYLLHRIESKLDTLNASIQMLPKQWNK
- a CDS encoding cation diffusion facilitator family transporter; amino-acid sequence: MDVYQDLKKGERGAWLSIGAYILLAAAKLGIGYVYTSQALLADGLNNGTDVIASAAVLIGLKISQKPPDLDHPYGHLKAEAIAALVASFIIMSVGIQVLFAGFKSIIEPKTESPNLITAWAAIISAIIMYGVYRYNKSLATKINSKALIAAAHDNRSDALVSVGAFAGIVASQFGIAWFDTVTAITIGFIICKTAWDIFKETAHSLTDGFDDQMLRNFKATVESTPGVDRIKDIKARYLGSSVLVDVVIEVHAGLNVTESHEITDEVEKRMKIEHRISHVHVHIEPS
- a CDS encoding putative holin-like toxin; this encodes MLTIFESLVVMVSFATLIVAVLGFGQKK